The following coding sequences lie in one Trichoderma breve strain T069 chromosome 1, whole genome shotgun sequence genomic window:
- a CDS encoding aminotransferase class I and II domain-containing protein: protein MLSTLRVASRRVALRPARLSLASRAALSTWINVPQGPPAILGITEAFKADKFEKKINLGVGAYRDDAGKPYVLPSVREAEKKIIDDKLNKEYAGITGVPEFPPLAAKLAYGPNQDVLDRVAISQTISGTGALRLGAAFLQRWYSGDKKIFIPNPSWANHKAVFSDAGLKVETYRYYNKETIGLDFEGLVADLKAAPLGSVFLFHACAHNPTGVDPTPEQWKEISKVVKEQNHFAFFDMAYQGFASGDTDRDAFAVRYFVEQGHDIALCQSFAKNMGLYGERVGAFSLTTADAAEKKKVDSQLKILIRPLYSNPPIHGARIASEVLSNPKLYKQWLGEVKEMADRIITMRALLKENLEKLGSKHDWSHITSQIGMFAYTGLNAEEMEKLAKEYSVYATKDGRISVAGITTANVGRLAEAIFKVKG, encoded by the exons ATGCTGTCCACTCTCCGAGTTGCGAGCAGGCGAGTTGCTCTGCGCCCTGCGCGCTTGAGCCTCGCCAGCCGTGCTGCTCTGTCTACCTGGATCAACGTGCCCCAGGGCCCTCCT GCTATTCTTG GCATTACCGAAGCTTTCAAGGCCGACAAgttcgagaagaagatcaaccTCG GTGTTGGCGCATAccgtgatgatgctggcaagCCCTACGTCCTCCCCTCCGTCCgtgaggccgagaagaagatcatcGACGACAAGCTGAACAAGGAGTACGCCGGCATCACCGGTGTCCCCGAGTTCCCTCCCCTGGCTGCTAAGCTTGCCTACGGCCCCAACCAGGATGTCCTCGACCGTGTTGCCATCTCCCAGACCATCTCCGGTACTGGTGCCCTGCGCCTTGGTGCTGCTTTCCTCCAGCGCTGGTACTCTGGCGACAAGAAGATCTTCATCCCCAACCCTTCATGGGCCAACCACAAGGCCGTCTTCAGCGATGCCGGCCTCAAGGTCGAGACCTACCGCTACTACAACAAGGAGACTATTGGCCTTGACTTTGAGGGCCTGGTTGCAGATCTCAAGGCTGCTCCCCTGGGCAGTGTCTTCCTGTTCCACGCCTGCGCTCACAACCCTACCGGTGTCGACCCCACCCCTGAGCAGTGGAAGGAGATCTCCAAGGTCGTCAAGGAGCAGAACCACTTTGCTTTCTTCGACATGGCCTACCAGGGCTTTGCCAGCGGTGACACTGACCGTGACGCCTTTGCTGTTCGATACTTTGTCGAGCAGGGCCACGACATTGCTCTCTGCCAGTCATTCGCCAAGAACATG GGTCTCTACGGAGAGCGTGTTGGTGCCTTCTCCCTGACTACCGCCGACGctgccgagaagaagaaggttgaTTCTCAGCTCAAGATCCTCATCCGACCCCTGTACTCCAACCCTCCCATCCACGGAGCCCGCATCGCCTCCGAGGTCCTGAGCAACCCCAAGCTGTACAAGCAGTGGCTCGGCGAGGTCAAGGAGATGGCTGaccgcatcatcaccatgcgTGCCCTGCTCAAGGAGAACCTTGAGAAGCTCGGCTCCAAGCACGACTGGTCCCACATCACCAGCCAGATCGGCATGTTCGCCTACACTGGCCTCAACgccgaggagatggagaagctggccaaggagtaCTCCGTCTATGCCACCAAGGACGGCCGTATCTCCGTTGCCGGTATCACTACTGCCAACGTTGGCCGCCTGGCCgaggccatcttcaaggtcAAGGGTTAA
- a CDS encoding NACHT domain-containing protein yields MGKIRGQEANKASRSGLLDRVKAYFRHQPIAPTTATDNPNTTLPDPRATDPTSSDSPPIDAHTVDEPPQPSTAIVSPTPSPDDEDPGLSSSTILVVDTGDELPSDCLPQSSEDNTLWQKAYNAATPKTKKWIGGLLKPNGMLKSAETAQTEELIEIVRAIEKRHQDHDLRIPIGGKQILWRDYAPRVRSFIEAIGDIAIQFAPAPSRIIWSTLKTLLQMSIAPGEEFAAILGCSEKVLSIVRRGKVYEVIYLNSANTFVPEQEDLERSLIDVYTKSLDLLAYVGQRLAEGYRHILLAIVNPGEAEGLMASIIQCEDDLIKAAQTCEAIRRANADELTWGNELLEALEYFSHIDFGDQHRVRHELRTPGTGEWLLQHKKFQEWEQVPASTILWLQGTVGMGKSFLASKVIDRFRRQPDLQDPLLTLQSFVRQLSTSPRYSKMMRKSLIELYRDNRANGLKLGFDACKQQLLESVNLYPQTIIILDGLDECDAESRGKLITILAGLVKDAEHPVKILISSRREQDIVRLLPVRSIIEIDANDNRDDIEKFIEKKMEEIEERGLWESIPRELKSEIKNTLCKGSDGMFRWAFLQMEQLSKCQQVKEIRDRLGKLPKSLNASYHELFEGMSIYDQETLRRAVMWVMCAYQPLSSNQLLSAVRLSMNSDGESHDIEDELTEETLRSICRHLVVTDSKRDVWKFPHASIIEYFETKHEWTMAKAHSFVAKHALICLINGHFKCESPTDSEGIDQVSSSNKRDPHHPASYLQEYLWQYWYRHVHALEDLRPHDAQLSRLVKRFIGLNSSPQQSSQQYRHWIVKHLFDIRKSCDLFPLDNGIFGACNFGFYHILQDWWSAGVDISQVNENGLDLLAIAAGNGHKHLCEKLISLGADVNRLLCNGTTSALREADRAKHVDVVNFLLDNNADPNLQYLQASPSSIRAQAMIW; encoded by the exons ATGGGGAAAATCCGTGGCCAAGAGGCCAACAAAGCCTCTCGCAGCGGTTTGTTGGACCGGGTGAAAGCATATTTCAGGCATCAACCTATTGCCCCCACGACCGCCACAGACAACCCGAATACAACACTGCCTGATCCTCGTGCAACTGATCCCACTTCATCAGACTCGCCGCCAATTGATGCGCACACCGTTGATGAGCCTCCGCAACCCTCAACTGCAATAGTCTCCCCTACACCTAGCCCTGATGATGAAGACCCCGGCCTATCCAGTTCGACAATACTCGTGGTGGACACGGGTGACGAGCTTCCGTCGGATTGTTTGCCTCAGTCTTCAGAAGATAACACATTGTGGCAGAAAGCCTACAATGCTGCGACtccaaagacgaaaaaaTGGATTGGCGGGCTTTTGAAGCCAAATGGCATGTTGAAGTCAGCTGAGACTGCACAGACAGAGGAGCTCATTGAGATTGTTCGAGCTATAGAAAAAAGGCACCAAGATCATGATCTTCGGATTCCAATAGGGGGGAAACAGATCCTTTGGAGAGATTATGCGCCTCGAGTCAGGTCTTTCATCGAAGCGATTGGAGATATTGCTATCCAGTTCGCTCCTGCTCCATCAAGAATCATTTGGTCCACATTGAAGACACTTCTGCAG ATGTCCATCGCACCGGGTGAGGAATTTGCCGCTATTCTAGGATGCTCCGAAAAGGTTTTGAGCATCGTAAGACGTGGAAAGGTGTACGAGGTTATATATTTGAATAGTGCCAACACTTTCGTTCCGGAACAGGAAGATTTGGAGCGCTCGCTTATTGATGTGTACACAAAATCACTCGACCTACTTGCCTATGTGGGACAGCGCCTGGCGGAAGGATATCGGCATATACTTCTCGCGATTGTCAACCCTGGCGAGGCAGAAGGTCTAATGGCTAGCATAATCCAGTGTGAGGACGACCTGATCAAAGCAGCTCAGACCTGCGAGGCCATACGAAGAGCTAACGCGGATGAAC TGACTTGGGGAAATGAACTTCTTGAGGCCTTGGAATATTTTAGTCACATCGACTTCGGAGATCAGCATCGCGTAAGGCATGAATTGAGAACCCCAGGAACCGGGGAATGGCTATTGCAACATAAGAAATTTCAAGAATGGGAGCAAGTCCCAGCGTCAACAATATTGTGGCTGCAAGGTACTG TGGGTATGGGGAAATCGTTCCTCGCATCCAAAGTCATAGATCGATTTCGTC GCCAACCTGACCTTCAAGACCCCCTTTTAACACTTCAAAGCTTTGTTCGCCAGCTATCAACTTCTCCACGCTAttcgaagatgatgagaaaaagTCTTATCGAGTTGTACCGTGATAACAGAGCGAATGGCTTAAAACTGGGATTTGACGCCTGTAAACAGCAACTTTTAGAATCGGTGAACCTCTACCCCCAAACTATCATTATTCTGGATGGTTTGGACGAGTGCGATGCAGAATCGAGGGGTAAACTTATCACCATTTTGGCTGGTCTCGTCAAGGATGCTGAGCATCCTGTGAAGATTCTCATTTCAAGTCGACGGGAACAGGATATCGTGAGATTACTCCCAGTTAGATCAATCATCGAGATTGATGCCAATGATAATCGGGATGATATTGAGAAATTCATTgagaaaaagatggaggagatagAAGAGAGGGGGTTATGGGAATCAATCCCGAGAGAGCTAAAGTCAGAAATTAAAAACACTCTTTGCAAAGGTAGTGATGGCAT GTTCAGATGGGCTTTTCTCCAAATGGAGCAACTATCGAAATGCCAACAAGTGAAAGAAATTAGAGACAGGCTTGGAAAACTTCCAAAGTCTCTAAACGCCTCTTACCATGAACTCTTTGAAGGAATGAGCATCTACGACCAAGAAACGCTACGGCGTGCTGTTATGTGGGTGATGTGTGCTTACCAACCTTTATCAAGCAATCAGTTGCTTTCTGCTGTTCGGCTCTCCATGAACAGTGACGGAGAGAGCCATGATATAGAAGATGAACTTACAGAGGAGACTCTTCGCTCAATCTGCCGCCACCTGGTTGTTACAGATTCCAAGCGAGATGTATGGAAGTTCCCGCATGCATCGATCATTGAATACTTTGAGACAAAGCATGAATGGACAATGGCGAAAGCACATTCATTTGTTGCCAAGCACGCTTTAATCTGTCTTATCAACGGCCATTTTAAGTGTGAGTCGCCCACAGACTCTGAAGGAATCGATCAAGTATCATCAAGCAACAAAAGGGATCCTCATCACCCGGCCAGCTATCTTCAAGAGTATTTGTGGCAATATTGGTATCGACATGTTCACGCCCTTGAAGATTTGAGGCCTCATGACGCTCAATTGTCACGGTTGGTAAAGCGTTTCATAGGTCTCAACAGCTCTCCTCAACAGAGCAGCCAGCAGTACCGCCACTGGATTGTCAAACATTTATTTGACATAAGAAAATCCTGCGATCTTTTCCCCTTGGATAATGGAATTTTTGGTGCCTGCAATTTCGGCTTCTATCATATTTTACAGGACTGGTGGTCAGCTGGTGTCGATATCTCACAAGTCAATGAAAATGGACTAGACTTGCTTGCAATCGCGGCAGGCAATGGACACAAACACCTTTGCGAGAAGCTGATAAGCCTTGGAGCAGATGTCAACAGGCTGCTCTGCAACGGGACGACAAGCGCCTTGAGAGAAGCAGATCGAGCAAAACATGTCGATGTGGTAAACTTCCTTCTTGACAATAATGCCGACCCAAATCTACAATACCTTCAGGCTTCCCCGTCCTCTATACGAGCTCAAGCCATGATCTGGTAA